In Micromonospora sp. NBC_01813, the following are encoded in one genomic region:
- a CDS encoding ABC transporter permease, translating into MLRATMKSLLSRKLRLVLSGVAIILGVLFVSSATVLTDSLSNRFEQLFQTVNADVAVQVQATESANAQAEPPLLTEADLDRLGALDGVASVTGDASATGVIPFRADDGKAVPSQAPQLGIGFGGDGGDDTLLQIAEGRGPAADDEVAVTRLTAEQAGVSVGDRLRVYVSSAYETSEYDVVGLLEYSGGRATLGGETLVAFTVPQAQLLFFGETGVFGTAQLTAASGIADEELKRIVADELPTGFEALTGAEIADQQASQFTQLLTFVNWFFLGFALVALLVGMFLIFNTFNILVAQRSRELALLRALGASWGQVTSTVLVEAVVVGVVASTLGLAAGIGVAAGLQYLAVSALSLPAGGLIISPMAVAASYLVGVLMTVVAALIPAIRASSVPPIAAMRDVVRPDKSLTGLTVTGAVVTAIGAVGLAAGLTGVPGLTAIALGGGVLLSIIGVALLSPALTRPVAGAIGRLVSWGTATALGRRNTLRNPRRTAVTAAALMIGVTLVSTIAVIGASLKATTTDLVDNGLGAEIIILTGGQQLPTGREGFDPQRLDDVAEIDGVTGTVAYHFTILTADGRPNQLVSATDLVQAGSTFAFETEQGRLDAGDGEAVVDVNTAETNGWAVGDEISIDMPRGGERSYEIVGIYRTALTAGLILPTSQVQYFAGPLAYQGFVSVAPDADVAGIVAETEALMADYPLVTVGDRSSFVEQQNQLVDTLLGIFYVLLALAVLVAFIGIVNTLVLSIYERTRELGLLRAVGMSRRQVRRMVRVESLLIAVFGCLLGVGLGVALGLAASYAMKSQDVLSVVSIPYGQLLGFVVAAGLAGVVAAWWPAWRASRLNVLQAIAYE; encoded by the coding sequence ATGCTGCGCGCGACGATGAAGAGCCTGCTCTCCCGCAAACTCCGGCTGGTGCTCTCCGGGGTGGCGATCATCCTGGGGGTGCTGTTCGTCTCGAGCGCGACGGTGCTCACCGACAGCCTCAGCAACCGCTTCGAGCAGCTGTTCCAGACCGTCAACGCAGACGTCGCGGTGCAGGTGCAGGCCACCGAATCCGCCAATGCGCAGGCCGAACCGCCGCTGCTGACCGAGGCCGACCTGGACCGGCTCGGCGCGCTCGACGGGGTGGCGTCGGTGACCGGCGACGCCAGTGCGACCGGGGTGATCCCGTTCCGGGCCGACGACGGCAAGGCGGTGCCCAGCCAAGCTCCACAGCTGGGCATCGGATTCGGCGGCGACGGTGGCGACGACACGCTGTTGCAGATCGCCGAGGGCCGCGGCCCCGCCGCCGACGACGAGGTCGCGGTGACCCGGCTGACCGCTGAACAGGCCGGGGTGAGCGTCGGCGACCGGCTGCGGGTCTACGTCTCCAGCGCCTACGAGACGAGCGAGTACGACGTGGTAGGTCTGCTGGAGTACAGCGGCGGGCGAGCCACCCTCGGCGGTGAGACCCTGGTGGCCTTCACCGTGCCCCAGGCACAGTTGCTGTTCTTCGGCGAGACCGGGGTGTTCGGCACCGCGCAACTGACCGCCGCGTCGGGCATCGCCGACGAGGAGCTCAAGCGGATCGTCGCCGACGAGCTGCCCACCGGATTCGAGGCGCTCACCGGTGCGGAGATCGCCGACCAGCAGGCGTCCCAGTTCACCCAGCTGCTGACCTTCGTCAACTGGTTCTTCCTCGGGTTCGCGTTGGTCGCCCTGCTGGTCGGGATGTTCCTGATCTTCAACACGTTCAACATCCTGGTCGCCCAACGCTCCCGCGAACTGGCGCTGCTACGGGCGCTGGGTGCCAGTTGGGGCCAGGTCACCTCGACGGTGCTCGTCGAGGCGGTGGTCGTCGGAGTGGTCGCGTCCACCCTCGGCCTCGCCGCCGGCATCGGCGTCGCCGCGGGCCTGCAGTACCTGGCGGTCAGCGCGCTGTCGCTGCCGGCCGGCGGGCTGATCATCTCACCGATGGCAGTGGCGGCGTCCTACCTGGTCGGCGTCCTGATGACCGTGGTCGCGGCGTTGATCCCGGCGATCCGCGCCTCGTCGGTACCGCCGATAGCGGCGATGCGTGACGTGGTCCGGCCGGACAAGTCACTCACCGGGCTCACCGTCACCGGCGCGGTGGTCACCGCGATCGGCGCGGTCGGGCTGGCCGCCGGGCTCACCGGCGTACCGGGATTGACCGCGATCGCCCTCGGCGGCGGAGTGCTGCTGTCGATCATCGGCGTCGCCTTGTTGTCACCGGCGCTGACCCGGCCGGTCGCCGGCGCCATCGGACGGCTGGTCAGCTGGGGCACCGCCACCGCCCTCGGTCGGCGCAACACCTTGCGCAACCCGCGCCGCACGGCGGTCACCGCCGCCGCGCTGATGATCGGCGTCACCTTGGTCAGCACCATCGCGGTGATCGGCGCGTCGTTGAAGGCCACCACCACCGACCTGGTGGACAACGGGCTCGGCGCCGAGATCATCATCCTGACCGGCGGTCAGCAACTGCCGACCGGGCGGGAGGGTTTCGACCCGCAGCGGCTCGACGACGTGGCCGAGATCGACGGGGTGACCGGCACGGTCGCATACCACTTCACGATCCTGACCGCCGACGGCCGACCGAACCAGCTGGTTTCCGCCACCGACCTGGTGCAGGCCGGATCGACGTTCGCGTTCGAAACCGAACAGGGCCGGCTGGATGCCGGCGACGGCGAGGCCGTCGTCGACGTCAACACCGCCGAGACCAACGGTTGGGCCGTCGGCGACGAGATCAGCATCGACATGCCACGGGGTGGCGAACGGTCGTACGAGATCGTCGGCATCTACCGCACCGCCCTGACCGCAGGACTGATCCTGCCGACGTCGCAGGTGCAGTACTTCGCCGGCCCGCTGGCATACCAGGGGTTCGTCAGCGTCGCGCCAGATGCCGACGTCGCCGGGATCGTCGCCGAGACCGAGGCCCTGATGGCCGACTACCCACTGGTGACGGTGGGCGATCGCAGCAGCTTCGTGGAGCAGCAGAACCAGTTGGTCGACACCCTGCTCGGCATCTTCTACGTGCTGCTCGCCCTCGCTGTACTCGTGGCGTTCATCGGCATCGTCAACACGCTGGTGCTGAGCATCTACGAACGGACCCGTGAGCTCGGTCTGCTGCGGGCAGTCGGGATGAGCCGGCGGCAGGTGCGCCGCATGGTGCGCGTCGAGTCCCTGCTGATAGCGGTCTTCGGCTGCCTGCTCGGCGTCGGACTCGGCGTGGCACTCGGTCTGGCGGCCTCGTACGCGATGAAGAGCCAGGACGTGCTGTCGGTGGTGAGCATCCCGTACGGCCAGTTGCTCGGGTTCGTCGTCGCTGCCGGGTTGGCCGGTGTGGTGGCCGCCTGGTGGCCGGCCTGGCGGGCATCGCGGTTGAACGTGCTGCAGGCGATCGCCTACGAGTAA
- a CDS encoding ABC transporter ATP-binding protein produces MTATVTGQAARAVDVWKVYGSGEAQVIALHGVSLDLQRSRFTAIMGPSGSGKSTLMHCLAGLDSVTRGTITIGDTTVTGLNDNGLTKLRRDKVGFIFQQFNLLPTLTAEENILLPLSIAGRKPDPAWFDTVIDTVGLRDRLHHRPTQLSGGQQQRVACARALVARPDVIFADEPTGNLDSRAGADVLGFLRDSVRDHGQTIVMVTHDPVAASYADRVVFLADGHIVTELAEPTAETVLDQLKNLDAHTAETVA; encoded by the coding sequence GTGACCGCGACGGTGACAGGCCAGGCGGCCCGTGCGGTGGACGTGTGGAAGGTGTACGGGTCAGGCGAGGCACAGGTCATCGCCCTGCACGGAGTCAGCCTCGACCTCCAACGCAGCCGCTTCACCGCCATCATGGGACCATCCGGCTCCGGTAAATCCACCCTCATGCACTGCCTCGCCGGCCTCGACTCCGTCACCCGCGGCACCATCACCATCGGCGACACCACCGTCACCGGCCTCAACGACAACGGCCTGACCAAACTCCGCCGCGACAAGGTCGGCTTCATCTTCCAACAGTTCAACCTCCTGCCCACCCTCACCGCCGAAGAGAACATCCTGCTCCCCCTGTCCATCGCCGGCCGCAAACCAGACCCCGCCTGGTTCGACACCGTCATCGACACCGTCGGACTCCGCGACCGCCTCCACCACCGACCCACCCAACTCTCCGGCGGACAACAACAACGCGTCGCCTGCGCCCGCGCCCTCGTCGCCCGCCCCGACGTCATCTTCGCCGACGAACCCACCGGCAACCTCGACTCCCGCGCCGGCGCCGACGTCCTCGGCTTCCTCCGCGACTCGGTGCGCGACCACGGCCAGACCATCGTCATGGTCACCCACGACCCCGTCGCCGCCTCCTACGCCGACCGCGTCGTCTTCCTCGCCGACGGACACATCGTCACCGAACTAGCCGAGCCCACCGCCGAAACGGTTCTCGACCAACTGAAGAACCTCGACGCCCACACCGCCGAGACGGTGGCCTGA
- a CDS encoding ABC transporter permease, with protein sequence MLRATLKSLLARKLRLVLSGMAVVLGVMFVSGALVLTDTLGRTFDAVFSDAYATTDVAVSAAPNIEVAEFDGEQVAAPLPAPLVRQVAAIPGVAEAVGVISADGARVVGTDGKALTSFGPPQLGGNWVGEDDLVQLRSGRGPTADDEIAVNAAVAQAAGVSVGDRVGVLTREPQREFTLVGVFGYSGGRDSIGGVQEVAFTDDAAARYLLGQPDAYTNIVVRADDAVTAESLRDDIAAALGTGYQVKTGAELAEAASAGLKQGLAFFNNILLGFAGVALFVGTFLILNTFSIIVAQRTRELALIRAIGGSRQQMVTTVMIEAVVIGLVASVLGLAAGVGVGTGLAYLFGQFGGGLQLAGIGLPVNAVVAAFTVGTLVTVIAAVLPALRASRIAPIAAMQEAATPDRPLTRLTVAGSAVSTVGAALLAVGLSGNAGGNTLWTILAGVLVAFVGVALLTPLISKPAVATIGRIFSWSVPGRLGRLNSGRNPRRTAITAAALMVGIALVTGVTVILDSAKQSITQLAQDTIAADLVIAGTQTGPRMPTFDPAVLDATADLDGVRLVAGVYGDQALIDGERQWVTATSNIAALSEVYQARPVAGRIDVQPDDGLLVDSATATELGLAVGDRVEVQYTRGDPVDYTLTGIYAESDLFGGFVVPGVATDDFAIPQPSQAYIQLTPDAAKDRVLERVGALLADSPEVAVADRAAFIDQQTSQFDTLLTMIQILLALAILIAVLGIVNTLALSVLERTRELGLLRAIGLSRAQTMRMVTVEAVVISVFGALLGVVVGTGLGAAVVRALRDQGITELFLPWGQMALLLGLAALVGVVAAVLPSIRAARLNVLAAIAHE encoded by the coding sequence ATGCTGCGGGCAACCTTGAAGAGTCTGTTGGCCCGCAAACTCCGGCTGGTGCTCTCCGGCATGGCGGTCGTGCTCGGCGTCATGTTCGTCTCCGGCGCCCTGGTACTCACCGACACGCTCGGACGCACCTTCGACGCCGTCTTCAGTGACGCGTACGCCACCACCGACGTCGCCGTCAGCGCCGCCCCGAACATCGAAGTCGCCGAGTTCGATGGCGAACAGGTCGCGGCACCGCTGCCCGCGCCACTGGTGCGGCAGGTCGCCGCGATCCCCGGCGTCGCCGAGGCCGTCGGAGTGATCAGCGCCGACGGCGCCCGGGTCGTCGGCACCGACGGCAAGGCGCTCACCTCGTTCGGCCCGCCGCAACTCGGCGGCAACTGGGTCGGCGAAGACGACCTCGTACAGCTGCGGTCGGGCCGCGGCCCGACGGCCGACGACGAGATCGCGGTCAACGCCGCCGTCGCACAAGCCGCCGGAGTGAGCGTCGGCGACCGCGTCGGCGTCCTCACCCGGGAACCGCAGCGGGAATTCACCCTGGTGGGCGTCTTCGGATACAGCGGTGGACGGGACAGCATCGGCGGCGTGCAGGAGGTCGCCTTCACCGACGACGCGGCGGCCCGCTACCTGCTCGGCCAGCCGGACGCGTACACGAACATCGTCGTCCGCGCGGACGACGCGGTCACCGCCGAGTCGCTACGCGACGACATCGCCGCCGCCCTCGGCACCGGCTACCAGGTCAAGACCGGCGCCGAACTCGCCGAAGCGGCATCCGCCGGTCTCAAACAGGGCCTCGCCTTCTTCAACAACATCCTGCTCGGCTTCGCCGGCGTCGCCCTGTTCGTCGGCACCTTCCTGATCCTCAACACCTTCTCCATCATCGTCGCGCAACGCACCCGTGAACTCGCGCTGATCCGCGCGATCGGCGGCAGCCGCCAACAGATGGTCACCACTGTCATGATCGAGGCAGTCGTCATCGGGCTGGTCGCCTCGGTGCTCGGCCTGGCCGCCGGAGTCGGGGTCGGGACCGGACTCGCGTACCTGTTCGGACAGTTCGGCGGCGGACTTCAACTCGCCGGCATCGGCCTGCCCGTCAACGCGGTTGTCGCCGCCTTCACCGTCGGAACGCTGGTCACCGTCATCGCCGCGGTGCTACCCGCGCTACGGGCGTCCCGGATCGCGCCCATCGCCGCGATGCAGGAGGCCGCCACCCCGGACCGGCCGCTGACCCGGCTCACCGTCGCGGGTTCGGCGGTGAGCACCGTCGGCGCCGCGCTCCTGGCGGTCGGGCTCAGCGGCAACGCTGGCGGCAACACGCTGTGGACCATCCTCGCCGGCGTACTCGTCGCGTTCGTCGGCGTCGCGCTGCTCACCCCGCTGATCAGCAAGCCGGCGGTCGCCACGATCGGCCGGATCTTCTCCTGGTCGGTACCAGGCAGGCTGGGCCGGCTCAACTCGGGCCGTAATCCGCGCCGCACCGCCATCACCGCCGCCGCGTTGATGGTCGGCATCGCGCTGGTCACCGGTGTGACGGTCATCCTCGATTCCGCCAAGCAGAGCATCACCCAGCTGGCGCAGGACACCATCGCGGCGGATCTGGTGATCGCCGGCACGCAGACCGGGCCGCGAATGCCGACCTTCGATCCGGCGGTGCTCGACGCCACGGCGGACCTCGACGGGGTGCGGCTGGTCGCCGGCGTCTACGGTGACCAGGCACTGATCGACGGCGAACGGCAGTGGGTCACGGCCACCAGCAACATCGCCGCCCTCAGCGAGGTCTACCAGGCCCGTCCCGTCGCAGGCAGGATCGACGTCCAACCCGACGACGGACTTCTGGTCGACTCGGCCACCGCCACCGAACTCGGACTCGCCGTCGGCGACCGGGTCGAGGTCCAGTACACCCGAGGCGATCCGGTCGACTACACCCTCACCGGGATCTACGCCGAGTCGGACCTGTTCGGGGGATTCGTCGTGCCAGGCGTCGCGACCGACGACTTCGCCATCCCGCAGCCGTCCCAGGCCTACATCCAGCTGACGCCGGACGCGGCCAAGGACCGGGTGCTCGAGCGGGTCGGGGCGCTGCTCGCCGACTCCCCCGAGGTCGCCGTCGCCGACCGTGCCGCCTTCATCGACCAGCAGACCAGCCAGTTCGACACCCTGCTGACCATGATCCAGATCCTGCTGGCCCTGGCCATCCTGATCGCGGTACTCGGCATCGTGAACACCCTCGCACTGTCGGTACTGGAGCGGACCCGCGAACTGGGCCTGCTGCGGGCGATCGGGCTGAGCCGGGCGCAGACGATGCGGATGGTCACCGTAGAAGCGGTGGTGATCTCGGTGTTCGGGGCGCTGCTCGGAGTCGTCGTCGGAACCGGACTCGGCGCAGCCGTGGTACGGGCACTGCGTGACCAGGGCATCACCGAACTGTTCCTACCCTGGGGGCAGATGGCGCTCCTGCTCGGCCTCGCCGCCCTGGTCGGCGTCGTCGCAGCGGTGTTGCCCTCGATCCGCGCCGCCCGGCTCAACGTACTCGCCGCGATCGCCCACGAGTAG
- a CDS encoding HAD family hydrolase: MLFDMDGTLIDSEKLWDVALNELAAHYGGRLSDSARLAMVGSDLTTSMRLLHDDLGQPWRDARGGAEWLTRRVAELFAVGIEWRPGAAGLLRAVRDAGVPTALVTSTERGLVEVALRTLGRHHFDVVVCGDEVPATKPDPAPYLAAVAALGVPAGQCVAVEDSPAGVASAHAAGVAVLAVPAEVMLTVPAGVALRTTLAGLSVEDLAALVPADRAGHPVTAN, from the coding sequence GTGCTGTTCGACATGGATGGCACGTTGATCGACAGTGAGAAGTTGTGGGACGTGGCCCTGAACGAACTCGCGGCCCACTACGGCGGGCGACTGTCCGACTCGGCCCGGCTCGCCATGGTCGGTTCCGACCTGACCACCAGCATGCGTCTGTTGCACGACGACCTCGGCCAGCCATGGCGCGACGCACGCGGCGGCGCCGAGTGGCTGACGCGCCGAGTGGCCGAGCTGTTCGCCGTCGGCATCGAGTGGCGTCCCGGCGCCGCCGGTCTGCTGCGGGCGGTCCGGGACGCGGGGGTGCCCACCGCCCTGGTCACCTCCACCGAACGTGGGTTGGTGGAGGTGGCGCTGCGGACGTTGGGCCGGCATCACTTCGACGTGGTTGTCTGCGGGGACGAGGTGCCGGCGACGAAGCCGGACCCGGCACCCTATCTGGCCGCAGTGGCCGCCCTTGGTGTGCCAGCCGGGCAGTGTGTCGCGGTCGAGGACTCGCCGGCGGGCGTGGCCAGCGCCCACGCCGCCGGTGTGGCGGTGCTGGCGGTGCCGGCCGAGGTGATGCTCACCGTGCCGGCGGGTGTCGCGCTGCGGACGACGCTGGCCGGGCTGTCGGTCGAGGATCTGGCCGCGCTGGTGCCGGCGGATCGTGCCGGGCATCCGGTGACCGCGAACTGA